In Quercus robur chromosome 10, dhQueRobu3.1, whole genome shotgun sequence, a genomic segment contains:
- the LOC126702755 gene encoding uncharacterized protein LOC126702755, whose translation MHHVLVKVVEEDGFAWFLTCFYGWPETNQRFKSWALLNHLRSFVNGPWMCIGDFNAILSSSEKLSRRPTQARLIDDFQEALELNELEDLGYHGYQFTWNNKRPREANTRERLDRAVATGSWRRKFPLTTVTHLSSHASDHAPIILQTRSHKQQVRNRGWRGFKFEESWLLWEECEEVIKEAWEQSLESSSALEAIRQKIKTCGDELQAWGSSRTHPDAKEIKQLQTRVEVLQAEECTVENRAEFLEVSKKLDNLLRQQEIYWAQRSRVLWLKHGDKNTKFFHSKASQRQRRNSIHGIRDEENNWVEAQEDIARVAINYFGNLFSADFLNSGNTVSEINYTNIVLIPKVLANRLKQVLPQIISPTQSAFVPGRFIIDNVMVAYETLHTMHGRKKGKKGSLALKLDISKVYDRVEWDFLRGIMTKLGFPLLWINWVMTCITTPTFSVLINGKPFGHISPSRGLRQGDPLSPYLFLLCAEGFTALLAKAELEERIHGVSICRRAPRISHLLFADDSLLFCQATQREVNEVIGIIQTYGRASSQCINMEKSSVLFSSNTPNTQKAWVKNTLGVKEVERFETYLGLPTLIGRAKYHAFA comes from the exons TAATCAAAGATTTAAATCATGGGCTTTACTTAATCATCTCAGGTCCTTTGTGAACGGGCCGTGGATGTGTATAGGTGACTTTAATGCTATTCTGAGCTCTTCTGAAAAATTAAGCAGACGACCGACACAAGCAAGACTTATAGATGATTTTCAAGAAGCACTGGAGTTAAATGAACTAGAAGATTTGGGATACCATGGTTATCAATTCACTTGGAATAACAAAAGGCCTAGAGAAGCTAATACTAGGGAGCGGCTTGACCGAGCTGTGGCCACAGGAAGTTGGAGAAGAAAATTCCCATTGACTACAGTGACCCATCTATCATCCCATGCCTCTGACCATGCGCCAATAATATTACAAACAAGGTCCCACAAGCAACAAGTTCGGAATAGAGGCTGGCGtggtttcaaatttgaagaatcATGGCTTCTTTGGGAAGAGTGCGAAGAGGTAATTAAGGAAGCATGGGAACAAAGTTTGGAGAGCAGCTCAGCTTTAGAAGCAATAAGGCAGAAGATTAAAACATGCGGAGATGAATTACAAGCTTGGGGGTCATCTAGAACACACCCCGATGCAAAGGAAATTAAACAACTCCAAACTCGGGTTGAAGTGTTACAAGCAGAGGAATGTACAGTGGAGAACAGGGCTGAATTTTTGGAGGTGAGCAAAAAATTAGACAACTTACTAAGGCAGCAAGAAATTTATTGGGCTCAACGATCCCGGGTACTTTGGTTGAAACATGGGGACAAAAACACAAAGTTTTTCCACTCAAAGGCCTCACAAAGGCAACGGAGAAACTCTATACATGGGATTAGAGATGAGGAGAACAATTGGGTTGAAGCACAAGAGGATATAGCAAGGGTGGCAATTAATTATTTTGGGAATTTGTTTAGTGCTG attttttaaattctgGTAATACGGTGTCTGAAATAAATTACACAAATATTGTGCTTATTCCCAAA gTGCTAGCCAACAGATTGAAGCAGGTCCTTCCTCAGATTATTTCTCCTACACAGAGTGCATTTGTTCCGGGTCGCTTTATCATTGATAATGTGATGGTGGCATATGAGACCTTGCACACAATGCAtggaagaaagaaaggaaagaagggaTCTCTTGCTCTCAAGCTTGATATTAGCAAAGTTTATGATCGGGTAGAGTGGGACTTTCTACGAGGTATTATGACTAAACTGGGTTTTCCTCTGTTATGGATAAATTGGGTGATGACATGCATTACAACTCCAACTTTCTCTGTTCTCATTAATGGTAAACCTTTTGGCCATATATCCCCATCTAGAGGGCTCCGTCAAGGAGATCCCCTCTCGccttatttgtttctcttgtGTGCAGAGGGCTTTACTGCTTTGTTAGCAAAGGCAGAGTTAGAGGAGCGTATTCATGGTGTGTCTATTTGTAGGAGAGCACCAAGGATTTCCCACTTGCTCTTTGCAGATGATTCTCTTCTTTTCTGCCAAGCTACTCAAAGGGAGGTTAATGAAGTAATTGGTATCATTCAGACGTATGGAAGAGCTTCTAGCCAATGCATAAATATGGAAAAATCTTCGGTATTGTTCAGTAGCAATACTCCAAATACACAAAAAGCTTGGGTTAAGAATACTCTAGGGGTGAAGGAGGTGGAGCGTTTTGAGACATACTTGGGATTGCCCACATTGATAGGCCGAGCAAAGTACCATGCCTTTGCTTAA
- the LOC126701475 gene encoding 4-hydroxy-tetrahydrodipicolinate reductase 2, chloroplastic-like isoform X2, with the protein MGKAVIKAADSAGLNIVPLSFGSAVENGKTVQVCGKDILIHGPDDRENVLASVFDEHPNLVVVDYTVPSAVNDNAELYCKVGVPFVMGTTGGDRDRLYKIVEDSKVYAVISPQMGKQVVAFLAAMEIMAEQFPGAFSGYSLQVMESHQTSKVDTSGTAKAVISCFQKLGVSFNVDQIQMIRDPQRQLEMVGVPEEHLSGHAFHMYHLTSPDQTVSFEFQHNVCGRSIYAEGTVDAVIFLAKKVQSKADKLIYNMIDVLREGNMR; encoded by the exons ATGGGGAAAGCTGTTATCAAAGCAGCAGATTCTGCAGGACTTAATATTGTTCCTCTATCATTTGGCTCTGCAGTGGAGAATGGAAAAACTGTGCAGGTGTGTGGGAAGGATATTCTCATacatggtcctgatgatagaGAAAATGTTCTTGCATCTGTCTTTGATGAACATCCAAATTTAGTTGTTGTGGACTACACCGTGCCGTCTGCAGTAAATG ATAATGCAGAGCTATATTGTAAAGTTGGAGTACCCTTTGTGATGGGAACTACTGGTGGAGACAGGGACCGGTTATATAAGATAGTAGAAGACTCTAAAGTTTATGCAGTAATTTCCCCACAAATGGGTAAACAG GTTGTTGCATTTCTTGCAGCCATGGAAATTATGGCAGAGCAATTTCCTGGGGCCTTCTCAGGTTACTCCCTACAG gtGATGGAATCCCATCAAACAAGCAAAGTGGACACATCTGGAACTGCTAAAGCTGTTATTTCTTGCTTCCAGAAATTGGGGGTGTCTTTTAATGTGGACCAA ATACAAATGATACGGGATCCCCAGCGACAACTTGAGATGGTGGGAGTTCCAGAGGAGCATTTGTCTGGTCATGCATTTCATATGTATCATCTGACATCACCTGATCAAAC AGTTTCCTTTGAGTTTCAACATAATGTTTGTGGTAGATCAATATATGCAGAGGGCACCGTTGATGCTGTAATATTCCTTGCTAAGAAG GTTCAATCAAAGGCAGACAAGCTGATATACAATATGATTGATGTCTTGCGGGAGGGTAACATGCGATGA
- the LOC126701475 gene encoding 4-hydroxy-tetrahydrodipicolinate reductase 2, chloroplastic-like isoform X1 — MVSLLKVNHQQHFAVFSSGIRPNNRTFHRKSSFISMSSKSPTTIQHLHNTVSSSSNHNLDIPIMVNGCSGKMGKAVIKAADSAGLNIVPLSFGSAVENGKTVQVCGKDILIHGPDDRENVLASVFDEHPNLVVVDYTVPSAVNDNAELYCKVGVPFVMGTTGGDRDRLYKIVEDSKVYAVISPQMGKQVVAFLAAMEIMAEQFPGAFSGYSLQVMESHQTSKVDTSGTAKAVISCFQKLGVSFNVDQIQMIRDPQRQLEMVGVPEEHLSGHAFHMYHLTSPDQTVSFEFQHNVCGRSIYAEGTVDAVIFLAKKVQSKADKLIYNMIDVLREGNMR, encoded by the exons ATGGTGTCCTTGCTTAAAGTGAACCATCAGCAACACTTTGCGGTTTTCTCCAGTGGTATTAGACCCAACAACAGGACCTTTCATCGCAAGTCATCTTTCATCTCAATGTCTTCCAAGTCACCCACAACAATTCAACATCTTCACAATACAGTGTCATCATCTTCGAATCACAACCTCGACATTCCCATCATG GTAAATGGTTGTTCAGGGAAAATGGGGAAAGCTGTTATCAAAGCAGCAGATTCTGCAGGACTTAATATTGTTCCTCTATCATTTGGCTCTGCAGTGGAGAATGGAAAAACTGTGCAGGTGTGTGGGAAGGATATTCTCATacatggtcctgatgatagaGAAAATGTTCTTGCATCTGTCTTTGATGAACATCCAAATTTAGTTGTTGTGGACTACACCGTGCCGTCTGCAGTAAATG ATAATGCAGAGCTATATTGTAAAGTTGGAGTACCCTTTGTGATGGGAACTACTGGTGGAGACAGGGACCGGTTATATAAGATAGTAGAAGACTCTAAAGTTTATGCAGTAATTTCCCCACAAATGGGTAAACAG GTTGTTGCATTTCTTGCAGCCATGGAAATTATGGCAGAGCAATTTCCTGGGGCCTTCTCAGGTTACTCCCTACAG gtGATGGAATCCCATCAAACAAGCAAAGTGGACACATCTGGAACTGCTAAAGCTGTTATTTCTTGCTTCCAGAAATTGGGGGTGTCTTTTAATGTGGACCAA ATACAAATGATACGGGATCCCCAGCGACAACTTGAGATGGTGGGAGTTCCAGAGGAGCATTTGTCTGGTCATGCATTTCATATGTATCATCTGACATCACCTGATCAAAC AGTTTCCTTTGAGTTTCAACATAATGTTTGTGGTAGATCAATATATGCAGAGGGCACCGTTGATGCTGTAATATTCCTTGCTAAGAAG GTTCAATCAAAGGCAGACAAGCTGATATACAATATGATTGATGTCTTGCGGGAGGGTAACATGCGATGA